The Exiguobacterium mexicanum genome includes a window with the following:
- a CDS encoding GTP pyrophosphokinase gives MQSMDWDQFLVPYQIAVDELKVKFKAIRKQYKSQNDHSPIEFVTGRVKPVGSILEKAKRKQIPYDKLSTEMQDIAGLRIMCQFVDDIVHVLELLHHRTDFKIVEERNYITNQKESGYRSYHLILEYPVQTIHGEFPTLVEVQVRTLAMNFWATIEHSLNYKYDGDMPVEVQERLRRAAEAAFLLDAEMSQLRVEIQDAQQVFRDKEMNVQTDQD, from the coding sequence ATGCAATCAATGGATTGGGATCAATTTTTAGTGCCGTATCAAATCGCGGTCGATGAACTGAAAGTTAAATTCAAGGCGATTCGGAAACAATATAAATCTCAAAACGACCACTCACCGATCGAGTTTGTCACGGGACGGGTCAAACCGGTCGGTAGCATTCTCGAGAAGGCGAAGCGAAAGCAAATCCCTTACGACAAGTTGTCGACGGAGATGCAAGACATCGCCGGACTCCGCATCATGTGCCAATTCGTGGACGATATCGTCCACGTCCTTGAACTGCTCCATCACCGGACCGACTTTAAAATCGTCGAGGAACGTAACTATATCACGAACCAAAAGGAATCGGGCTACCGCTCTTACCATTTGATTCTCGAATACCCGGTTCAAACGATTCATGGCGAGTTCCCGACGCTTGTCGAAGTACAAGTGCGGACGCTTGCGATGAACTTTTGGGCAACGATCGAGCACTCGCTCAACTATAAATACGACGGGGATATGCCGGTCGAGGTGCAGGAGCGCCTGCGCCGGGCGGCTGAAGCGGCATTTTTGCTCGATGCCGAGATGAGTCAGCTCCGCGTCGAGATTCAAGATGCACAGCAAGTGTTCCGGGATAAAGAAATGAACGTCCAAACGGACCAAGACTAG
- a CDS encoding SDR family NAD(P)-dependent oxidoreductase, translating to MGTFLITGATSGIGRAVALRLAEEGHDVIGIGRDEARGEEIETASARVTFMACDLSQPDDIEAMMDKLKDRAITLDGLFNNAATFGHPGTPERLPASAFDDVFELNVLATNRLIQRAIPLLANGASVVNNAAIVGHVKFPPMLGPYAASKAAVIALTKTFAHRMKGKIRFNAVCFGPVDTPLSHKLYGGEAKFQEAMTHHFRGHAAKPDEVAPVVTFLLSEASSHINGQAITVDGGYTLS from the coding sequence ATGGGCACATTTTTGATTACGGGAGCGACGAGCGGGATTGGACGGGCCGTCGCCCTCCGGTTAGCAGAGGAAGGACATGACGTCATCGGCATCGGCCGAGACGAGGCACGAGGCGAAGAAATCGAGACGGCATCCGCTCGCGTCACGTTTATGGCATGCGATTTGTCCCAACCCGACGACATCGAGGCGATGATGGACAAACTCAAAGACCGGGCCATCACGTTAGACGGACTATTCAATAACGCGGCGACGTTCGGGCACCCCGGGACACCAGAACGGTTGCCTGCGTCCGCGTTCGATGACGTCTTTGAACTGAACGTACTCGCGACAAACCGACTCATCCAACGCGCTATCCCGCTCCTCGCGAATGGAGCGAGCGTCGTCAACAACGCTGCCATCGTCGGCCACGTCAAATTCCCACCGATGCTCGGTCCATACGCCGCCTCCAAAGCGGCCGTCATCGCCTTGACGAAGACGTTCGCCCATCGAATGAAAGGCAAGATCCGCTTCAATGCGGTCTGTTTCGGTCCGGTCGACACCCCGCTCAGTCACAAGTTGTACGGCGGGGAAGCCAAGTTCCAAGAGGCGATGACCCATCATTTCCGGGGACATGCCGCTAAACCGGATGAAGTGGCGCCGGTCGTGACCTTCTTGTTGAGTGAGGCGTCGAGCCATATCAACGGCCAAGCCATTACGGTCGATGGGGGCTATACCCTCTCATGA
- a CDS encoding RluA family pseudouridine synthase: MYGFTLHRVAGANVPLRDFLMTDCGISRKMLTQIKQGGLILVNGEPRTVRYDISEGDDVTVHFPVEQPAETMVRSSRPLTILFEDDYLLAVDKPAGIATIPSRLHPDDTLANAVLGYYERIGLQSAIHVINRLDRDTSGVVLFAKYAYVHHRFSELQQTGGLSRTYLALVEGEVSPQTIDAPIGRAPDSIMERIVTVDGQHAVTHILEVEPHEAYTALTIALETGRTHQIRVHLRHIGHPLLGDTMYGGKTVLDRHALHSASATFCHPMTGERLVIEATYPHDFRLEA, encoded by the coding sequence ATGTACGGATTCACATTGCATCGCGTCGCGGGGGCGAACGTCCCGCTGCGCGATTTTTTAATGACAGACTGCGGCATCTCGCGCAAGATGTTGACCCAAATCAAACAAGGGGGGCTCATCCTCGTCAACGGAGAGCCGCGGACGGTACGTTATGACATCAGCGAAGGAGATGATGTGACGGTCCATTTCCCGGTCGAACAGCCGGCGGAGACGATGGTCCGCTCGTCACGCCCGCTCACGATCCTGTTTGAGGACGACTATTTGCTCGCCGTCGATAAACCGGCTGGGATCGCGACGATCCCGTCCCGGCTTCATCCCGACGACACGCTTGCCAATGCGGTGCTCGGATATTACGAGCGAATCGGATTACAGTCGGCGATTCACGTCATCAATCGACTCGATCGTGACACGAGCGGCGTCGTCTTGTTCGCAAAATATGCGTACGTGCACCATCGGTTCAGTGAATTGCAACAGACCGGGGGCTTGTCACGGACGTATCTCGCTCTCGTCGAAGGTGAGGTTTCGCCACAGACGATTGACGCTCCCATCGGCCGTGCCCCGGATTCAATCATGGAACGAATCGTGACGGTAGACGGACAGCACGCCGTGACCCATATTCTCGAAGTAGAGCCGCACGAGGCATATACAGCGCTGACGATCGCCCTCGAGACCGGACGGACGCATCAAATCCGCGTCCATCTGCGCCATATCGGGCATCCGCTCCTCGGGGATACGATGTACGGTGGTAAGACCGTACTCGACCGTCACGCGCTCCACAGCGCCTCGGCGACGTTTTGCCACCCGATGACGGGCGAGAGACTCGTCATTGAGGCGACATACCCGCATGATTTTCGACTTGAAGCATAA
- a CDS encoding NAD kinase translates to MQFAIVARGDARSADIARELTNKLTEAGHSVSKEPRIVVSVGGDGTMLQAFHEYIDRLDDTLLVGIHTGHLGFYADWQPDELDELTEMITSESFEPVSYPLVEVLIDYEDGTTERQLAMNECTIKNYKRTLVCDLSIRDDYFETFRGDGLCISTPSGSTAYNKALGGAIVHPSIEAIQVTEMASINNLVYRTIGSPLLLPKHHQVKIEPHTKTEFELAFDHQEALSWSNVRSIRCAVAKEKVTFARFRPFPFWRRVRESFIEEGK, encoded by the coding sequence ATGCAGTTTGCGATTGTAGCACGGGGAGACGCGCGTTCGGCCGATATTGCGCGCGAGTTGACGAATAAATTGACCGAAGCGGGGCATTCGGTCTCGAAAGAGCCGCGGATCGTCGTCTCGGTCGGTGGGGATGGGACGATGCTCCAAGCGTTCCACGAATATATCGACCGGCTCGATGATACGCTGCTCGTCGGGATTCATACGGGCCATCTCGGTTTTTACGCCGACTGGCAACCAGACGAGCTCGACGAGTTGACGGAAATGATCACGAGCGAATCGTTCGAACCGGTGTCTTATCCGCTCGTCGAGGTGCTCATCGATTACGAGGACGGGACGACCGAACGACAACTCGCCATGAACGAGTGTACGATTAAAAACTATAAACGTACGCTCGTCTGTGACTTGTCGATTCGCGACGATTATTTCGAGACGTTCCGCGGTGACGGGTTATGTATTTCGACACCATCCGGGTCGACAGCCTATAACAAAGCACTCGGGGGTGCCATCGTCCATCCGTCGATTGAAGCAATCCAAGTGACGGAGATGGCGTCAATCAATAACTTGGTGTACCGGACGATCGGTTCACCGCTCTTGTTGCCGAAGCATCATCAAGTGAAGATCGAGCCGCACACGAAAACAGAATTCGAACTCGCGTTCGATCACCAAGAAGCATTGTCGTGGTCGAACGTGCGCTCGATTCGCTGTGCGGTCGCGAAAGAAAAAGTGACATTTGCCCGGTTCCGCCCGTTCCCATTTTGGCGACGGGTCCGGGAATCGTTCATTGAGGAAGGGAAGTAA
- a CDS encoding competence protein CoiA, with the protein MRFAIDRTGGYVDALTLSRGRIEPFAPFVCPECGERVIVKQGVRRRLHFAHVHPCGRGESTGHHEDKWGVRQWLQTQGYAVEQEVVIGARRADLLARRDDTSLVIEIQASTLTIESYVERTRHYRDNGLDVVWLASGLEPSTWPSLQPWMRHELFRRHGFHVPYKQSLYRFIGFPISVRRGVGHWQTVSSFSSSPFECYYRFDAQQWVQLVRRRRMTPPYPTPQYRRLVLNRLYPIGMLPSLMPSCCYLPLSSLWGIHVHPFTFQTVLYLNRRERPDDSVAWSIEKTCRQFDVTPTSDFLQAFEVQWRQLLNVFDMTESVGDWHVPRTLETALLHDLRLFQGFQRFMAKSYTN; encoded by the coding sequence ATGCGGTTTGCCATCGATCGGACAGGGGGGTATGTCGATGCCCTTACGTTAAGTCGGGGGCGGATCGAACCGTTTGCCCCTTTTGTGTGTCCAGAATGCGGGGAACGGGTCATCGTCAAGCAAGGTGTGAGGCGACGGCTTCATTTCGCACATGTCCATCCGTGTGGACGAGGCGAGTCGACGGGGCACCACGAAGACAAATGGGGTGTTCGGCAGTGGCTTCAGACACAAGGTTACGCCGTCGAACAAGAAGTCGTCATCGGCGCACGTCGTGCCGATTTGCTGGCCCGACGCGACGATACGAGTCTCGTCATCGAAATTCAAGCGTCGACGCTCACAATCGAGTCTTACGTCGAGCGGACGAGACATTATCGCGACAACGGACTCGATGTCGTCTGGCTGGCGAGCGGATTAGAACCTAGTACTTGGCCTTCATTGCAGCCGTGGATGCGTCACGAACTGTTTAGACGGCATGGCTTCCATGTCCCTTACAAGCAATCACTTTATCGTTTCATTGGCTTCCCGATATCGGTTAGACGCGGCGTTGGTCATTGGCAGACCGTATCGTCATTCTCGAGTTCGCCGTTCGAATGTTATTATCGTTTCGACGCCCAACAATGGGTTCAACTCGTCCGGCGCCGCCGGATGACCCCACCCTATCCGACGCCGCAGTACCGCCGGCTCGTCTTGAACCGGTTGTATCCGATCGGAATGCTACCGTCTCTTATGCCGAGTTGCTGTTACTTGCCGTTATCCTCGCTTTGGGGCATCCACGTCCATCCGTTCACGTTTCAGACGGTGCTTTATTTGAATCGGCGTGAGCGTCCCGACGACTCCGTCGCATGGAGTATCGAAAAGACGTGCCGCCAGTTTGACGTGACCCCGACAAGCGACTTTCTCCAAGCGTTTGAAGTACAATGGAGACAACTCTTGAACGTGTTTGATATGACGGAGTCGGTGGGGGATTGGCACGTCCCAAGGACGCTAGAGACGGCCCTTCTCCACGATCTTCGATTATTTCAAGGGTTTCAGCGATTCATGGCGAAATCGTATACAAACTAG
- the pepF gene encoding oligoendopeptidase F, which produces MSEVLTRQQVPVEETWNLETIYADDQAWEHDFEALKANVPALVEFKGKLGESASTLFEGLQLRDDISRQLHKLYTYAHMRYDEDTSNSHYQALNDRAGSLAAQISAQLAFMTPELLAIDESQIEAFMAEHESLNVYRHAFDELAQERPHVLTEAEEAILAQAGDVLGQSSSTFGMLNNADLKFPKVKNEKGEDVELTHGRYITFLESSDRSVREGAFKAMYGTYEQYLNTFASTLSGSVKKDNFYATVRKFESARQAALHHNAIPEAVYDGLVEAVNERLDLLHRYVALRKRALGVDELHMYDLYTPLVKDVDMKIPYDEAKDLMVKGLAPLGDEYVQIVKDGLDSRWVDVRETRGKRSGAYSSGAYDTQPFILMNWQDNVNNLFTLAHEFGHSVHSHYTRASQPYPYGDYSIFVAEVASTTNEALLNDYLLKTRTDRQERLYLLNNQLETFRGTLFRQTMFAEFEHMIHKAAQDGVSLTPEYLNETYLELNKRYFGDELVIDGEIAFEWARIPHFYYNYYVYQYATGISASAALSQQIMDEGEPAVRRYIDKFLKAGSSDYPIEVLKAAGVDMTTKAPVLAALDQFEAVLDEMEALLFQ; this is translated from the coding sequence ATGTCAGAAGTACTTACACGACAACAAGTACCCGTCGAGGAGACGTGGAACTTGGAGACGATTTATGCGGACGATCAGGCGTGGGAACACGATTTTGAAGCATTGAAAGCAAACGTGCCGGCCTTGGTCGAGTTTAAAGGTAAACTCGGGGAATCAGCCTCTACTTTGTTTGAAGGCCTGCAACTTCGCGACGACATCTCGCGTCAATTGCATAAACTGTATACATACGCCCATATGCGTTATGACGAAGATACGTCGAACAGTCATTACCAAGCGTTGAACGACCGGGCGGGCTCGCTCGCGGCCCAAATCTCGGCTCAGCTCGCATTCATGACGCCGGAACTGCTCGCCATCGATGAGAGTCAAATCGAGGCGTTCATGGCGGAACACGAATCGCTCAACGTCTATCGCCATGCGTTCGACGAGTTGGCGCAAGAGCGTCCGCACGTGTTGACGGAAGCCGAAGAGGCGATTCTCGCTCAAGCTGGTGACGTGCTCGGCCAGTCGAGTTCGACGTTCGGCATGCTCAACAACGCCGATTTGAAATTCCCGAAAGTGAAGAACGAGAAAGGTGAAGACGTCGAATTGACGCATGGTCGTTACATCACATTCCTCGAGTCGAGCGACCGTAGCGTCCGCGAAGGGGCGTTCAAGGCGATGTACGGCACGTACGAGCAATATTTGAACACGTTCGCCTCGACGTTGTCAGGCAGCGTGAAGAAGGATAACTTCTATGCGACGGTCCGTAAGTTCGAGAGTGCCCGTCAAGCGGCGCTCCATCATAACGCCATCCCGGAAGCGGTATACGACGGTCTCGTCGAAGCGGTGAACGAGCGCCTCGACTTGTTGCATCGTTACGTCGCGCTCCGGAAACGGGCACTCGGTGTGGACGAGCTGCATATGTATGACTTGTATACACCGCTCGTGAAAGACGTGGACATGAAAATCCCATATGACGAAGCGAAAGACTTGATGGTCAAGGGTCTCGCACCACTCGGTGACGAGTACGTCCAAATCGTCAAGGACGGTCTCGATTCACGCTGGGTCGACGTCCGTGAGACGCGTGGCAAACGGAGCGGTGCTTACTCTTCAGGCGCGTACGACACGCAGCCGTTCATCTTGATGAACTGGCAAGACAACGTCAACAACTTGTTCACACTCGCCCATGAGTTCGGTCATTCGGTCCATAGCCATTACACGCGGGCGTCGCAGCCGTATCCATATGGGGACTACTCGATCTTCGTGGCCGAAGTGGCATCGACGACGAACGAGGCGCTCTTGAACGACTATTTACTGAAGACGCGTACAGACCGCCAAGAGCGGCTCTATCTCTTGAACAATCAGCTCGAGACGTTCCGTGGCACGTTGTTCCGTCAGACGATGTTCGCCGAGTTCGAGCATATGATCCATAAAGCGGCCCAAGATGGCGTCTCGCTCACACCTGAGTACTTGAATGAGACGTACCTCGAGCTCAACAAGCGATACTTCGGAGACGAGCTCGTCATCGATGGGGAGATCGCCTTCGAATGGGCACGGATCCCGCACTTCTATTACAACTACTACGTCTATCAGTATGCGACGGGCATCTCGGCGTCGGCCGCATTGTCGCAACAGATCATGGACGAAGGGGAACCGGCCGTCCGTCGTTACATCGACAAGTTCTTGAAGGCCGGGTCGAGCGATTATCCAATTGAAGTATTGAAGGCGGCTGGAGTCGATATGACGACGAAAGCACCGGTGCTCGCAGCGCTCGATCAGTTCGAGGCCGTGCTAGACGAGATGGAAGCGTTACTTTTCCAATAA
- the cls gene encoding cardiolipin synthase: MLRRIQVLLSLILLAGLIAVLSYYWSSQVIGLFSVLVFLTTFSILLVILLENRNPQRTLIWAIVMLGFPVVGLFAYFVFGQNYRRKRMFKEKAMLDEETYLAYRQKAMTLSPSLMFSHDDYEKLLHLTSSLNQLPVSSNTYTQVLTNGQEKFSKLLPALKGATRHIHLEYYIFREDRISREIQRILIDKARAGVEVRFLYDAVGSIHTSGTFFDEMRQAGVHVQAFFPVVLPLVSSKTNYRNHRKIVVIDGTEAFTGGLNVGDEYLGEHSKFGFWRDTHLYVRGEGVSELQLIFLQDWYYMTGERLFTPFYLEPLETVRSASGGVQIVASGPDEPYETMKSIYFALINAAKKSVYISSPYLIPDEDIMSALKTASLSGIDVRIVLPSYPDHKIVFYASRSYFEELLSAGVKIYLYEEGFMHSKVIVVDDGLATIGTANMDFRSFHLNFEVNALLYNTNSVHQLKQDLYKDFEGSHELELQAFSERSYFIKLVESLARMFSPLL; the protein is encoded by the coding sequence ATGTTGCGACGCATACAAGTCCTTTTATCCCTGATTTTGCTCGCAGGTCTCATTGCCGTATTATCATATTACTGGAGCTCCCAAGTGATTGGCTTGTTCTCGGTGCTCGTCTTTTTGACGACGTTCAGCATTTTGCTCGTCATCTTGCTCGAGAACCGCAATCCGCAACGGACGCTCATTTGGGCGATCGTCATGCTCGGCTTCCCGGTCGTCGGTCTGTTCGCTTATTTCGTGTTCGGACAGAACTATCGCCGGAAGCGGATGTTCAAAGAGAAAGCGATGCTCGATGAAGAGACATACCTCGCCTATCGTCAGAAGGCGATGACGTTATCGCCGTCACTCATGTTCTCCCACGATGATTATGAGAAATTGCTCCATTTGACGTCGTCACTCAATCAATTACCCGTCTCGTCAAACACGTATACGCAAGTGCTGACGAACGGGCAAGAAAAGTTTTCGAAACTGTTGCCCGCCTTGAAAGGGGCGACCCGCCACATCCATCTCGAATATTATATTTTCCGGGAAGATCGTATTTCTCGGGAAATTCAACGCATTTTGATCGACAAGGCGAGGGCGGGGGTCGAGGTCCGCTTCTTGTACGATGCCGTCGGCTCGATCCATACGAGCGGGACGTTCTTCGACGAGATGCGGCAAGCAGGCGTCCACGTCCAAGCCTTCTTCCCCGTCGTCTTGCCGCTCGTGTCGAGCAAGACGAACTACCGCAACCACAGGAAGATTGTCGTCATCGACGGCACGGAGGCGTTCACCGGCGGGTTGAACGTCGGTGACGAGTATTTGGGCGAACATTCGAAGTTCGGCTTCTGGCGTGACACGCATCTGTACGTCAGAGGGGAAGGGGTGTCGGAACTGCAACTGATCTTTTTGCAGGACTGGTACTATATGACGGGCGAGCGCCTGTTCACTCCGTTTTATCTCGAACCGCTCGAGACGGTACGCAGCGCGAGCGGGGGTGTGCAGATCGTGGCGAGCGGACCGGATGAACCGTATGAGACGATGAAGTCGATCTATTTTGCGCTGATCAACGCCGCGAAAAAATCGGTCTATATCTCTTCGCCGTATTTGATTCCCGATGAGGACATCATGAGCGCGCTCAAGACCGCCTCGCTATCAGGAATCGATGTCCGAATCGTGCTCCCGAGTTATCCGGACCATAAGATCGTGTTTTATGCGAGCCGGTCGTACTTCGAGGAGCTGCTCAGCGCCGGTGTAAAGATTTATCTGTATGAAGAAGGGTTCATGCACTCGAAAGTCATCGTCGTCGACGATGGGCTGGCGACGATTGGGACGGCGAACATGGACTTCAGGAGCTTCCACCTCAATTTCGAGGTGAATGCGCTCTTATACAACACGAATTCCGTCCATCAGCTCAAGCAAGATCTCTATAAAGACTTTGAAGGGTCACACGAGTTGGAGTTGCAGGCGTTCTCGGAACGGTCGTACTTCATCAAACTCGTCGAGTCATTGGCCCGAATGTTTTCACCACTACTATGA
- a CDS encoding FtsW/RodA/SpoVE family cell cycle protein, which produces MNRIQSYLRSLDTTLLTIVFFLMVISLGAIYTAQPMLPTRLQHINFAFDQGIRYIIGFVAMFAIMTIEYEQLRKIHWYLYSFGLLLLVGLIPLRDTTLVPNINGAYGWYNVPGFSFQPAEFMKLFLLISMATIVYDHNKRYGSSQQDTWLLMKLVLLAIPPLGLIVTQPDLGTGLVLITMLGAIIIVSGIGWKWLLGLFSAAAVTIGGFMYLFFSHFEVLQSFVPGHALNRFQAWIYPYEYSDDLAFQLIKSLQAIGSGQMFGAGYGQGLVYLPESQTDFIFAVIAEHYGFIGAAIVIIVFFLFLYRMIHIALEASSPFGSYIVTAVIAMFTFQIFQNIGMTIGVLPITGLTLPFISYGGTGIIMNMIAIGLVMNVASKSKSYMFDDD; this is translated from the coding sequence ATGAACCGCATTCAATCTTATTTAAGAAGTTTAGACACGACACTTTTGACAATCGTCTTTTTCTTGATGGTCATAAGCCTTGGCGCCATTTACACGGCACAACCGATGTTGCCGACACGATTACAACATATCAACTTCGCATTCGATCAAGGAATCCGTTACATCATCGGGTTCGTGGCCATGTTCGCCATCATGACGATCGAGTACGAACAGTTGCGAAAAATTCACTGGTATCTCTATTCCTTCGGGCTCTTGCTGCTAGTGGGCTTGATACCGCTCCGGGATACGACACTCGTTCCAAACATCAACGGGGCGTACGGCTGGTACAACGTGCCAGGTTTCAGTTTTCAACCGGCCGAATTCATGAAGTTGTTTTTGCTCATCTCCATGGCTACGATCGTCTACGACCATAATAAACGCTACGGCTCATCCCAACAGGACACATGGCTGTTAATGAAGCTCGTCCTACTCGCCATTCCGCCGCTCGGACTGATTGTGACGCAACCGGATTTAGGGACCGGGCTGGTTCTCATCACGATGCTCGGGGCCATCATCATCGTCTCCGGAATCGGCTGGAAATGGTTGCTCGGTCTGTTCAGCGCCGCTGCCGTGACGATCGGCGGTTTCATGTACTTGTTCTTCTCCCATTTCGAGGTGTTGCAAAGCTTTGTTCCGGGACACGCCTTGAATCGATTCCAAGCGTGGATTTATCCGTATGAGTATTCCGACGACTTGGCGTTCCAATTGATTAAATCGCTTCAGGCGATCGGGTCCGGTCAAATGTTCGGGGCCGGGTACGGTCAAGGTTTGGTCTATTTGCCGGAGTCGCAGACCGACTTCATTTTCGCCGTCATCGCTGAACATTATGGGTTCATCGGTGCGGCCATCGTGATAATCGTCTTCTTCCTGTTCTTATACCGGATGATTCATATCGCGCTTGAGGCAAGCAGTCCGTTCGGCAGTTACATCGTGACCGCAGTCATCGCCATGTTCACGTTCCAAATTTTCCAGAACATCGGCATGACGATCGGTGTCCTTCCAATCACCGGTCTGACGTTACCGTTCATCAGTTACGGCGGGACCGGGATCATCATGAACATGATTGCCATCGGCCTCGTCATGAACGTCGCGTCGAAATCAAAATCGTATATGTTCGACGACGATTGA
- a CDS encoding CYTH domain-containing protein — protein MTQEVEIEFKSMLTKDEYETLLTAYDLTDKVKWQANDYFDTPTFELKKHGAALRIREKKHGQVLTLKQPHDVGLLETHAPINEAEAENLFKYGIIHDDQMKEALAAFDLSGPLEHLGRLETKRAEIETPDGLLVLDESHYLEIHDYEIEFEVTDEAKGKIAFEQLLHRHGIPLRPAKNKIVRFMEEKMRRNQG, from the coding sequence ATGACCCAAGAAGTGGAAATTGAATTCAAATCGATGTTGACGAAAGACGAGTATGAGACCTTGCTCACCGCCTACGATTTAACGGACAAAGTGAAATGGCAAGCGAATGACTATTTCGATACACCGACGTTCGAACTGAAGAAGCACGGCGCCGCCCTACGAATTCGCGAGAAAAAACATGGCCAAGTGTTGACACTCAAACAACCGCATGACGTTGGACTGCTCGAGACGCATGCCCCAATCAATGAGGCAGAGGCCGAAAACTTGTTCAAATACGGCATCATCCATGACGACCAAATGAAAGAGGCGCTCGCCGCGTTCGACTTGTCCGGCCCGCTCGAACATCTCGGTCGCCTTGAGACGAAACGCGCGGAAATCGAGACACCAGACGGTCTGCTCGTCCTCGACGAAAGTCATTATTTGGAGATTCACGACTATGAAATAGAATTTGAAGTGACCGATGAAGCGAAGGGCAAAATCGCGTTCGAACAGCTTCTTCATCGCCATGGCATTCCCCTCCGGCCCGCCAAAAATAAAATCGTTCGATTCATGGAAGAAAAGATGCGTCGAAACCAAGGTTGA
- a CDS encoding DsbA family protein — MELEQCNESSCSLEESSIQVTYKPLELFYFMDISDPDGLHVMTLIKKLELEYGHLIRFRMVSTVPSCVGGCQEEVRLLTMIKAMELQGKRHAMRFMRHLHINDIFLKDGSSDSDLWEIARSFVSYGLDIDELAADIQSNQLLSALAVDHEILKDWEIESLPALTFVTRDEALKIEGLYPYDVYQAVMAELLGYVPTRETDWSVEKVLGHYDASTITELAFILELDKPVIERELKKLSLQQRCRPVPGCSGEAWATNK, encoded by the coding sequence ATGGAACTTGAACAATGTAATGAGTCATCCTGTTCATTGGAAGAATCTTCTATCCAAGTAACATATAAGCCATTAGAGTTATTCTATTTCATGGACATCTCAGATCCAGACGGGCTTCACGTGATGACACTCATTAAAAAACTCGAACTTGAATACGGGCACTTGATTCGTTTCCGTATGGTTTCGACGGTTCCTAGTTGTGTTGGCGGATGTCAAGAAGAGGTTCGCCTTCTCACGATGATCAAGGCTATGGAGTTACAAGGGAAACGTCATGCGATGCGCTTCATGCGCCATCTGCATATTAACGATATCTTTTTGAAGGATGGCTCTAGCGACAGCGACTTATGGGAAATCGCCCGCTCGTTCGTCAGTTATGGACTCGACATCGATGAGTTGGCTGCCGATATCCAATCCAATCAACTGCTGAGCGCACTGGCGGTCGATCATGAGATCTTGAAAGACTGGGAAATCGAATCGCTTCCCGCCTTGACGTTCGTCACGCGTGACGAGGCGCTCAAAATCGAAGGACTCTATCCGTATGACGTCTATCAGGCTGTCATGGCCGAACTGCTCGGCTATGTACCGACCCGTGAGACCGATTGGAGCGTCGAGAAAGTGTTAGGACACTATGACGCCTCAACGATTACCGAGCTCGCTTTCATTTTAGAGCTCGACAAGCCTGTCATCGAAAGAGAATTAAAAAAACTGTCGCTCCAACAACGTTGCCGGCCTGTCCCGGGCTGCAGCGGCGAAGCTTGGGCGACGAATAAATGA
- the fabI gene encoding enoyl-ACP reductase FabI encodes MSIYPTLTNKTYVVMGIANKRSIAWAIAKTLDAAGAKLVLTYAAERFKSGLESLAADLNGEALLLECDVTNDEAIDTTFRMIHEQAGPIQGIVHSIAFADKEALRGEFSEMTRGQFAQALDISAYSLTAVVKAAKPYFAEDASVITLTYLGGERVVPNYNLMGVAKAALDSSVKYLANEYGPHGVRVNAISAGPIRTLSAKGVGDFNSILSELEQKAPLRRNVSAEEVASTGLFLLSSMSSGVTGEVIHVDSGYHIL; translated from the coding sequence ATGTCAATCTATCCAACGTTAACGAATAAGACGTATGTCGTCATGGGAATTGCCAATAAACGCTCGATCGCATGGGCGATCGCGAAGACGCTCGACGCGGCAGGTGCGAAGCTCGTCCTTACGTATGCGGCCGAACGCTTCAAATCAGGTCTTGAGTCGCTTGCGGCCGATTTGAACGGAGAGGCCCTACTTTTAGAATGCGACGTCACGAACGACGAAGCGATCGATACGACGTTCCGTATGATTCACGAACAAGCAGGGCCGATTCAAGGAATCGTCCATTCAATCGCATTCGCTGACAAAGAAGCACTACGCGGCGAATTCTCGGAAATGACGCGCGGGCAGTTCGCGCAAGCGCTCGACATTTCGGCGTACAGTTTGACAGCAGTCGTCAAAGCGGCCAAGCCGTATTTCGCAGAAGACGCTTCGGTCATCACACTCACGTACCTCGGCGGTGAGCGCGTCGTCCCGAACTACAACTTGATGGGTGTCGCAAAAGCAGCCCTCGACTCGAGCGTTAAATACTTGGCGAACGAGTACGGACCTCACGGCGTCCGCGTTAACGCGATCTCGGCAGGACCGATTCGCACGTTATCGGCCAAAGGTGTCGGCGACTTTAACAGCATTTTGTCTGAGCTTGAACAGAAGGCGCCACTGCGTCGCAACGTCTCGGCAGAAGAAGTGGCCTCGACGGGCTTGTTCTTGTTATCGAGCATGAGCAGCGGTGTGACAGGAGAAGTCATCCACGTCGACAGCGGTTATCATATTTTGTAA